Genomic window (uncultured Desulfovibrio sp.):
CTTGACCATTGCGCCCTTGAGCTGGTTGCGGTAGTCGCGTTTGACGTAGGTGGCCTTGAACAGCGTGTCCCACACGTCAGCCGAAGCCCCAAGAGTGTATTCATCGTTGTACGGCGTTTTGAGGGACCCAAGGCGGAACGCTCCGGGGGGCGTTTTCGCGCCCGCAACCCAGGGGGAGTTCCAGTTCGCACGCGTGAAGGTTTGCAAGAATGAGCTGCCGTGCAAGGCTCTTTCCATTACCTGAGTGCCGTAATAGCGGTTGTAACCTCCGAAAACATTAAAGCGGTTGTCGTTGAGCAGGTCGACATTGACAAAAAAGCGCGGAGCCACATCGGTGTTTTCTGTCAGCGAATCGTAGGAAACGCGCGCACCGGGGCGGATAGTTACCCGCTCAATCTTGATGGTGTCCTGTAAATAAAATGCCGGGGCAAATACGCTCTCGCGGCGCTCAAGGTCGTTGTAAACCTGTTTTGTCTTGGCGTACTGCTCGCCGGTTATGACGCCGTTGCCGTACGATCCCGATGCCCCGCTGGCCAGCGCAGCGTTGGTAAAAACCGTGTACCCCTTGCGCTCGCTCTCCAGCATGATCTTTTTGAGTTCAAAGCCTGTTTCCAGCTGATGCGTAAAGTACTTGGGGCCAAAGGCCTTGAAGTCCATGCTGCTGGCCCAGCTCAGGGTGGTTTGCTGCTGAAGGTAGTCGCCGTAGCCGCCTTCCGTTGCCAGATTGTTGCTATAGGCCCAGCTTTTGGTGGAAGGGCTTACTTTCCACACATAGTTGACATCTTTGCTGTTTTTTCGGTCAAGATTGTTCTTGCTGTAGGTGATGTCGTTGCTCCAGCGCCCGATGGGAAAGTCGTAGTGGCTGTTGAGCATCATATCAACGCCGCCGCTGTTCACGCTGTATTCGCCGCCGTCCTTGAAATTGGCGTTGTACAGGGTGGCCTTGTAGGGCGCGTAAATGGTGGTGAGGCTCAGATACAGGGGGCTGCTCTCCGGCGTGTTGATCTTGAATAGGTAGTTCTCATTGAGGCGGCGTTCGGTCACGGATCCATCGCCAGCCTTGAGTTTGAGCGGGATGATGGATGTGGTGTTGGTATAGGCCATCATGACTCCGGGGCCGTTCTGCCACAGGGGGCCTTCCAGCCGCAGCGAAGGATAATACTTGTAAAATTCCGGCTGGTAATTGTTGCCCGCAAGGGGTTGAGCGTTGCTGTCGCTGCTGGTGTAGTGAAATTGCGTCAGGTTGCTGTCTGTATAGCGAAAGGCCGCCATGCCGCGCCACCTGTCGGAGGCAGCGTCGCGCAGCTTGGCGTCAATCACGCCGCCAAGAAAGTCGCCGTACTTGGCGGGCACGTTCTCTGTGTAGACTTTCACGGTGTCCAGCATGTCGGTGCTGAGCATGATGGACTGCGAGTCTCCACTGGGAATGGCGGCGTTGCCGGTGTGTTCATACCCGCCGGGATTGATGCGGTTGTTGTTGCCCAGACCGTTGATGATGAAGTTGTTTTCGTAGTGCTTTGCGCCACGAATGGAAATTTTGGGCGGTGTGATCTCGCCGCCGAGCATGCCGCTGCGCGAGGACGAGTCAAACTGCACGTTGGATTGCCCGCGCAACAGGTCATTGATGCTGTTGGTGGCTGAGGGGGTCATGTCCATGGTGCGGCGGTCAATCAGAATTTCGCCGGGCTGTTCTGTCTGGCCGCGAACCTGCACCCCTTCCAGCCGGTGTACTTTCCCGGCTGATTCGTCCGCAGCTGCGCCTTCCGCCGGTTTGCCCTGCTGAGCTGGGGAGGGCGCACCATTGCGGCGCAAAGCCTCCTCAATGGCTGCGTCATCTGGCGATTCCGATTCCACAGCAAGCGCCATGCGCGCAGAGGGGAGTTGCGCCAGCGGTGCCGCAGCCAGCAGCATGAGCTGCACGCAGAGCGCTTTTTTCTTAAAAAAAGAATGCAATTTCCTTTTCATCTTTAAGGCTACCTTTCTTCCTGTGACAGACAAACCGAAAGTCCATGCGCCCGTATTGCAGGCGCACTGCCTTTCGCGCGCGTGAGCGCAGCATCAACCCGTGTATGTTAAGCGGCGCTGCCGCAATGACAGCCCTGCGGCAGCATCCGTGCCAGAGGGCCTGCAACCAGAAGCGTCAGCAGGGCAGGCAGACCAAAAACAAGTACAAGCAGGATTTCGGGTGCGCAGGTGTGCAGCAGCGTACCGGATTCCATGCGTCTGTTGCCCTGCCGCTTACGGATGGCAAGGAGCAGGATCAAACTTAGCAGGTTTCCGCCAGCGGCCCAGAGGGGATATTCCGGCAGGGCGATTTTCAGGCTGGTTCCGGCAATATGGGGTTCAAACTGCACCACAGTCAGGGGGCAGAGGAATGAAAGCCAGCGCTGCTGACTCATCTGCCGTTCAACAACCGTTGCAGGGGGGCTGAGCAGCAGGTTGCGGATGATTTTAAGGTCGCCGTCGGCGGCAATCACAAGCACATCCTGCGCCAGGCGCGAGCCAAGGGTGTTCACGTTAAAGGTCGCGTCCAGCGGGGTGGCCCACACCGAAACATTCTGCACATCAGGCTGATACTGCATGGGCAGCCGCATGGGGGCCTGACCGCGCCTGTTTATGTACAGACCAGTTTCTGTGGCGATGGTGCCCAGCAGGTCGCTGTATTTGTTTTCGCGCACATCCACGCGCAGCGTTTTGCCGGGGATGAGATGCCCGGTGTTGCGGCATTCGGGCTTGCCGCGCACCATGAGCAACTGGAAGAGCATACCCTTTGCATCCACGAAAAAGAGGCCTTCATCAATGCTTTTGAAGGGGTCGGCATTGCTGCCCGCAGCCTGAAGGGGAAACTGCACCCCGGCGGTGAGCACTGCGGCGGTATAGGCGGTTCCCTTGGCGGTGTTTTCCTTGCCGTCGGCGCAATTCACAAAGCGCAGGCGGGTGTCGTCCAGCAGCAGGATGTCTGGCGGCAGGGAAAATGACGCGGTTTCTGGCGCAGATTCCATAAGCACGAGAACGCGGGACTGCGGGAGCATGACTTCGCGCGGGGTTGCCCGCAGGCGCACGCCTTCCTGCGCATCCCTGAAGGTGACGGAGCGCCCGTTAATGCTCATGGGGAACCCGCCCCATTTTTCCACATCGCGCGAAAACATGTAGGGCAGGGCCATGCGCCCATCGCGCTGGCTGATGCGGTTGCCTTCCTCGTCCCTGAACTGGAACACCGAAGGGCCGGTTTCAAAAATGATAAAGTCCTTTTTTACCGAACTGTATACAGCGCTCAGCTGAAGATAATCCGCCCGCGTGGCCCGCAGATACAGTTGCGGAACAAACCAGGCCAGAACAAAAATGCCCAGAAACACCGGGGCAAGGCGCAGCCAGTAAATACGCATTATTCTCCCTCCTTGACCCGCAGGGCGGCTGCGGCCACAGCCGGAATCCAGGGCAGACATGCCGCGGCGTAAAGCCATGTGCTGTTGCTCATGGGTGCGAAGCCTCGCCCCCCTGTCAGCATGGTTACATAGGCGAATCCCGCCAGAGCAAAGCATATCTTGCGTTTGAACGAAGGGTCGGCAATGGCGGCGGCAGTGGCGCACCAGCTTGTGATGCCAGCCAGGCCCCAGGGCAGCAGGGTTTTGAACATGGGTACGGAAAGCTCCGGCGGCAGGCCGTGGTGATTGTTTATCAGGGCAAAGCCTGCGGATGCGGCGCAGAATACAAGCGCCATCAGGCCCAGACCGGTTGCGGCCTGAACAGCAAGAGCAGGAATGGCGTTGACCGGAAGGTGGAAGAGCAGGCGCAGTCTTTTACCCAAGCATTCAGGGGCCATCTGCACCGAGGCAAGCCAGATGCCGCCAAGAATGAAGGCCCACTGGAGAGAGGTAAAATAGATGCTCTCCTTGAATATCAGCCCGTTCCAGGTATCCACGGCTCCGTGCATGGAAAGCACGCCCTTGAACGTCAGGTGGTAGTCCGCAAGGGCCGCGCCAGCGAAAATAAAGGGTATGCACCAAAAATAGCGCAATTTGATCCATTCCTTAAAAAACAATGCCTTGATCATGTCCTTCCTGCTTTGCTCTATGCCGTGTTGCTGTGCCGTTCAGAGTAGATTGCCGTTGGAATGCCCTAGTATCTGCCCGTCAGGCCCACAAATGCGTCTTCAAAGGTCATGGGCACGGGTTGGGGCGCGCCATCCGGGCAAGCCACCCCTCGTGCTTCAAGAAAAACGCGCATTTCATCCGGCTGGGCCCGGCTGAACAGCATCAACCTGTCTGCGCAGCGCTCGACCCGCAGAAGGGGGCCCTCGTTGTTGCGCAACTCGTTTGCGGCAGTGCAAAGCGGCAGATCATAGCGCAAAAATGAACGCATGAAATCCGCCTGGCGTTCTTTGGCCAGAACTGCTCCCTTGTGGATAACCACCAGCGAATCAAGCAGGTTTTCCAGCTCCTGCACCACATGGGAGGTCAGCAATACCGTGGTTCCGTAGCGGCGCACATGGTCCCGCAAAAAGTCGAGAAACAGGCGGCGGTAGCCCACATCAAGGCCTAGGGAATAATCGTCAAGGATCATCAGTTCGGCCCGTTGCGCCAAGATGAGGCCCAGCGTGACCTGCGAGCGCTGCCCGCAGGAAAGTCTGGTGATGCGCCGGGTAAAGGGTATGTCCATGCGGCCCACCACATCATAATAGATGCCCCTGTCCCACTGTGGATAAAAGCTGGAATAGAAGCGTTCAATCTCGCCGATGGTCATGAAATTGTACTGGATGAAGCCCTCGTGCAGCAGGCCGATACGCGCGCGCGCCTGCGGCGGGATGGCGTGGCTTGGGTGCCCCATGACCATGCACCGGCCCGAATCCGGCTGCATGAAGCCCATCAGGATGTTGATGCTGGTGCTTTTCCCCGCGCCGTTTTTACCCAGCAAGCCCACAATCTCGCCACGCGATACGCTGAAATCAACGCCGTGCAACACTTCTGTGCCGTGGTAGCTGTGGCGAAGAGCCTCGCATGAAATAAGCTCATCCATCACTTGCTCTCCTTGGCTGTATTGGTCTTGCTGGGCCTGACTATTTTTTCCTTGTTGGCATTCTTTTGGGGATGCGCCGCAACTGTCCATAGGGCAGAGGGAGCTGCCAGAAGGTCTTTCAGAGCCTCCGCTACAGCTTCTTTTGTGCAGTTTTGCAGATTGCTCTCTGTTGTTTTGCTCCATTCAAGATAGGGGTAGCCTGTAGCCAGTTCCGTAAGCAGCATGCGCTGCCAGTACTGGGTGTTGCTGCGGCTGGTCTGAACCTGGGTGAGCATGGGCAGGCGCAGTCGGTCCAGTTCCTGCTGGCTCACCTTCCAGGGGGCGA
Coding sequences:
- a CDS encoding TonB-dependent receptor plug domain-containing protein, with translation MHSFFKKKALCVQLMLLAAAPLAQLPSARMALAVESESPDDAAIEEALRRNGAPSPAQQGKPAEGAAADESAGKVHRLEGVQVRGQTEQPGEILIDRRTMDMTPSATNSINDLLRGQSNVQFDSSSRSGMLGGEITPPKISIRGAKHYENNFIINGLGNNNRINPGGYEHTGNAAIPSGDSQSIMLSTDMLDTVKVYTENVPAKYGDFLGGVIDAKLRDAASDRWRGMAAFRYTDSNLTQFHYTSSDSNAQPLAGNNYQPEFYKYYPSLRLEGPLWQNGPGVMMAYTNTTSIIPLKLKAGDGSVTERRLNENYLFKINTPESSPLYLSLTTIYAPYKATLYNANFKDGGEYSVNSGGVDMMLNSHYDFPIGRWSNDITYSKNNLDRKNSKDVNYVWKVSPSTKSWAYSNNLATEGGYGDYLQQQTTLSWASSMDFKAFGPKYFTHQLETGFELKKIMLESERKGYTVFTNAALASGASGSYGNGVITGEQYAKTKQVYNDLERRESVFAPAFYLQDTIKIERVTIRPGARVSYDSLTENTDVAPRFFVNVDLLNDNRFNVFGGYNRYYGTQVMERALHGSSFLQTFTRANWNSPWVAGAKTPPGAFRLGSLKTPYNDEYTLGASADVWDTLFKATYVKRDYRNQLKGAMVKEDGVSYTQYCNDGKTDYKGITLSAERTFDFGDWGKHTGELSATWSKTEGNYTDWTNASYNETDNVLRDPNFVLLNGVVTPIGDMPASNFNSPWVIAYTHSAQFWEDRLRLMGQLRWEQGGKRLYNDSGSTNVVGPSGLLLSSYRTAYQEDSLNVDAKLSFDAIKYKDQTLTLEVEALNLLDRKNLSNLSTTATSQGTYALGRQFYFGVKYTF
- a CDS encoding DUF4857 domain-containing protein, whose product is MRIYWLRLAPVFLGIFVLAWFVPQLYLRATRADYLQLSAVYSSVKKDFIIFETGPSVFQFRDEEGNRISQRDGRMALPYMFSRDVEKWGGFPMSINGRSVTFRDAQEGVRLRATPREVMLPQSRVLVLMESAPETASFSLPPDILLLDDTRLRFVNCADGKENTAKGTAYTAAVLTAGVQFPLQAAGSNADPFKSIDEGLFFVDAKGMLFQLLMVRGKPECRNTGHLIPGKTLRVDVRENKYSDLLGTIATETGLYINRRGQAPMRLPMQYQPDVQNVSVWATPLDATFNVNTLGSRLAQDVLVIAADGDLKIIRNLLLSPPATVVERQMSQQRWLSFLCPLTVVQFEPHIAGTSLKIALPEYPLWAAGGNLLSLILLLAIRKRQGNRRMESGTLLHTCAPEILLVLVFGLPALLTLLVAGPLARMLPQGCHCGSAA
- a CDS encoding ABC transporter ATP-binding protein produces the protein MDELISCEALRHSYHGTEVLHGVDFSVSRGEIVGLLGKNGAGKSTSINILMGFMQPDSGRCMVMGHPSHAIPPQARARIGLLHEGFIQYNFMTIGEIERFYSSFYPQWDRGIYYDVVGRMDIPFTRRITRLSCGQRSQVTLGLILAQRAELMILDDYSLGLDVGYRRLFLDFLRDHVRRYGTTVLLTSHVVQELENLLDSLVVIHKGAVLAKERQADFMRSFLRYDLPLCTAANELRNNEGPLLRVERCADRLMLFSRAQPDEMRVFLEARGVACPDGAPQPVPMTFEDAFVGLTGRY